The window AATTAGAAATAGATCGAAACGTACCAAAACAATTAGCAGATAAACATTGTGTTGAAAATATTTCAAAAACACCGGAGGTACTAATAAGGAATAACAGGTTTGAACATACCAACACCAGAGGCGTATTACTAACCACCAGGAAGAAAGCTGTAATAACTGGTAATATTTTTTATAAAACCGGGATGCATGCCATTCTGATTGCAGATGATTGCAACTTCTGGTACGAATCTGGCCCGGTTAAAGATGTTACGATAAGCGAGAATAAGTTTATCCAGTGCGGATATAATTCATATCCGAAATCGTACGCCATAGCTATTATGCCGGAGACTCATGATTTTGAGAAAGATAGGTTTGTTCATTCCAATATTAAGATTATTGATAACGAATTTGATATTTCATCTCCCCAGGTATTGTTTGCCAGATCTACGAATACCCTTCTTTTTAAAGGGAATGTCATTAATGAGGTTTTACAGGATAAGTTTAAAGTAAGTACAGACCCGATGTTTTTCCTAGAGCATTGCCAAAAGGTGATCCTGGACAATAACGATCTGAAAAATGTGAATTTTCAAAAGGATATATATGTAAATGAAATGACTAAAAAGGACATTAAAATAAAAGACTCAGGAGATTTTACCTTCAACTAATACCAAAACGAAACGATACTATGAAAAAAATATGTTATTTATCTCTTTTCGTAATTAGCTGTAATCTGCTTAATGCTCAAATAATAGAACGAATGCGTCCAGCCGAATGGAAAGGCCTGGTGTATGGCGGACGTTTTATGGATCGATTTCAGCCGATTCCTTTTAAAAGTGAGCTAACTTCAGATACATGGGGGGCAGCGAATGTTCTGCCCAGGGATGTATCGAATGGTATAGAAGACAAAGATTACTCTTATTGGGGAGGAAATATATTGAAGGGAGATGACGGGAAGTACCATCTTTATGTATGCCGATGGCGGGAAGATTCACCCAAAGGGCATATGGAGTGGTTTCATTCGATCGTAGTTCATGCGGTGGCCGATAACGCTATAGGCCCCTATAAAGTGAATGACATAGTAGGATCGGGGCATAATCCCGAAGCTTTTCGTTTAAAAGACGGAAGTTATGTAGTTTATGTCATAGACGGTTATTATCATTCAAAATCTTTTAATGGTCCATGGGAGTATGATAATTTTAAGTTCGATCCACGAGACCGGCCTATCATTGAGGGCTTATCTAATTTATCATTTGCGAGGAGAGAAGACGGTTCTTTTTTAATGGTTTGCAGGGGTGGAGGTATCTGGTTTAGTAAAGACGGTAAAAGCACCTATAATCAGGTGTCGAATACAAGTGTTTATCCCCCGGTTGATGGGCGGTTTGAAGATCCTGTAGTCTGGAAAACCAACATACAATATCATATGATTGTAAATGATTGGTACGGAAGGATAGCTTATTATTTAAGGTCTAAAGACGGTGTTAACTGGAAGGTCGATACTGGAGAAGCTTATATGCCCGGACTGGCTGTTTATGAAGATGGCACGCAGGTAGATTGGTTTAAATACGAGCGTATAAAGGTTCTGCAAGATGATTTAGGAAGAGCATATCAGGCAAACTTTGCTGTTATCGATACGCTTAAGCATGAAGATAGACCCAGAGATGGTCATAGTTCAAAAAATATCAGTATTCCGTTAACTGTAGGCAGGCAGATACAGCTGTTGGGAAATAAAAAAATAACAGCGCGAAGCAAGCGTATTCAGTTATTAATAAAGGCAGAAGACGGGTTTAATCCACATATGGATATCGATTTAAAATCGTTACGGTTTGGAGCTCCGGATGAAGTTAATTTTGGAAGAGGATCGGTGGTGGCAGAGACTAAAAAGCAAGGAGATGATCTGGTGATAATATTTAACGGAAAAGGGAATGGTTTCAAAGCAGATAACTTTGTGGGCAAGCTATTAGGGAAGACAACTAAAGGAAATTTGCTTTTCGGTTATACAAGATTACCCTGGGTAACCTACAATGCACCCATACTTTCTGCGAGGTATCCGGAAATTATAAAGGGATCAGAGAAAGCCAACATCAGCGTTGAAATTCAAAATTTCGGACAGGTGGCTTCTTCGGTAACTCCGGTTGATATTTATGTCAAGGAGAAGAATGAATATCTCAAGATTGCAGCTGCTAAAATTCAACCCATGCAACCGTTTGAAAGAGTTGAGTTAAAGTTGTCATCAAAATATAAATTCATTAAGGGTAATAATTATAATATTAAATTAAGCATCCGTATTGAAGGTAATACTCCTAACGATTTGGAGGCCGAGGTTAAAGTCAGGTAATGCGTTTAAAAAGAAACAGATTCATAAATTTTTTAATAAAAGTATGAAGTACATAGTATGTGAAAAACCAGGAGATTTTTTACTTAAAGAAAAGTCAGCTCCGATAAGGAAAAAAGGAGAAGCCTTGTTGAAGGTTAATAAAGTAGGTATTTGCGGTACCGATCTTCATGCTTATATGGGCAATCAGGCATTTTTTACCTATCCGAGAATTCTTGGACACGAACTGGCAACCCGGGTCATAGAGATTGATGCTAACGGGCAAGGCATAAAGGCTGGAGATAAAGTGGTGGTAATGCCCTATATAAGCTGTAAAAAATGTATAGCTTGTAAGAATGGAAAAACGAATTGTTGTACCGATATCAGGGTTTTAGGTGTGCATACCGATGGCGGAATGCAAGAAAAGATTGTGGTTCCCCAGGATCTGTTAATTTCCGCTAATAACCTTACTGATGATCAGATGGCTATTGTAGAACCATTGGCTATTGGCGCACATGCCCTGAGAAGAGCAGGCGTCAAAACAGGAGAAGTTATAGTTGTTATAGGGTGTGGACCGATAGGAATTGGCATCTTAAAACAGGCACAGTTACTGGGGGCTAAAACCATAGCCCTCGATGTGGATAAGGGTAGGCTGCAATATGCCAGGGATTTGATCGGGGTAGACCATGTAGTGAATGTTGCAAATGAGCCGCTACTTCAAATACAAGAAATAACGAATGGCGACCTGGCTTCGGTAGTTTTTGATGCAACAGGAAACAAGAAAGCTTTAGAGACGGCTCCTGATTATATGGCGCATGGCGGTCGATACGTTTTGGTAGGCCTGTCTAAAGGTGATATAACATATAACCATCCTGCGATCCATGCCAAAGAAATGACCTTAATGTGCAGCCGCAATGCCACTCTTGAAGATTTTAAAAGGGTTATTGAAATACTTCCTGAGTTTCCTACAGATAAATTTATCACGCATTCTGTACATTTTTCAGAAATGATCAATCATTTTGATACCTGGACGAATCCGGAATCGGGAGTTATAAAGGCCACGGTAGAATTTTAATCTAAAACTGTTTAATACCGGAACATTTAATGAACAATACAACCAAGACCAACAGGCCAGTAAAAGTCATGCAATTCGGAGGAGGTAAATTTCTTAGAGCTTTTGCAGATTGGATGATAGAGGAACTCAATCAAAAAGCAGAATTTAACGGCCGTATACTTGTTGTAAAACCAACAGATGGGGGAGATTACAACGATCTTAGAAAACAGGATGGACGATTTCATGTTCTTTTAAATGATTGGGACGGAACTAATATAGTAACCAGCGTAAATGAGGTAAACTGTATACAAGAGGTTGTTAATCCGTATAAAGAATGGGATTTGTTTTTGAATTACGCCAAAGAAGAATCCTTAAGGTTTGTGATTTCAAACACTACCGAAGCCGGTATAAAGTTTAGTAGGGAAGATGACTTTCAGGATGTTCCTCCGATAACATATCCGGCTAAGCTTACAAAGATGTTGTACCATAGATTTCAATATTTTGGCAATGATGCTTCCAAAGGTTTAATAATGCTTCCTTGTGAATTGATTAATAACAACGGCGAAGCACTGAAAA of the Zhouia spongiae genome contains:
- a CDS encoding glycoside hydrolase family protein — protein: MKKICYLSLFVISCNLLNAQIIERMRPAEWKGLVYGGRFMDRFQPIPFKSELTSDTWGAANVLPRDVSNGIEDKDYSYWGGNILKGDDGKYHLYVCRWREDSPKGHMEWFHSIVVHAVADNAIGPYKVNDIVGSGHNPEAFRLKDGSYVVYVIDGYYHSKSFNGPWEYDNFKFDPRDRPIIEGLSNLSFARREDGSFLMVCRGGGIWFSKDGKSTYNQVSNTSVYPPVDGRFEDPVVWKTNIQYHMIVNDWYGRIAYYLRSKDGVNWKVDTGEAYMPGLAVYEDGTQVDWFKYERIKVLQDDLGRAYQANFAVIDTLKHEDRPRDGHSSKNISIPLTVGRQIQLLGNKKITARSKRIQLLIKAEDGFNPHMDIDLKSLRFGAPDEVNFGRGSVVAETKKQGDDLVIIFNGKGNGFKADNFVGKLLGKTTKGNLLFGYTRLPWVTYNAPILSARYPEIIKGSEKANISVEIQNFGQVASSVTPVDIYVKEKNEYLKIAAAKIQPMQPFERVELKLSSKYKFIKGNNYNIKLSIRIEGNTPNDLEAEVKVR
- a CDS encoding zinc-binding alcohol dehydrogenase family protein; translation: MKYIVCEKPGDFLLKEKSAPIRKKGEALLKVNKVGICGTDLHAYMGNQAFFTYPRILGHELATRVIEIDANGQGIKAGDKVVVMPYISCKKCIACKNGKTNCCTDIRVLGVHTDGGMQEKIVVPQDLLISANNLTDDQMAIVEPLAIGAHALRRAGVKTGEVIVVIGCGPIGIGILKQAQLLGAKTIALDVDKGRLQYARDLIGVDHVVNVANEPLLQIQEITNGDLASVVFDATGNKKALETAPDYMAHGGRYVLVGLSKGDITYNHPAIHAKEMTLMCSRNATLEDFKRVIEILPEFPTDKFITHSVHFSEMINHFDTWTNPESGVIKATVEF